The Hymenobacter sp. DG25A nucleotide sequence CAACAACATTGCCCGGGCCGTGGGGCCGGCCATTGGCGGGGCCATTATTGCCTACTACTCGCCGGGGTGGGTGTTTCTGCTGAACGGGCTGTCGTTTCTGGGAACCTGGGCCGTAGTGTATAGCTGGAAGCGCAACCCCGAGGTAGCCACCGGCCCGGCCGAGAACTTTACGGGTGCGCTGCGGGCCGGGCTGCGCTACGTGCAGTACTCGCCGGCTATTTATGCCGTGCTGGTGCGCACGTTTGCCTTTTCCTTTGGGGCCAGTGCCATGTGGGCGCTGCTCTCGGTGGTGGTGGCGCGCCGCCTGCACCTCAGCTCGGGGCACTACGGTATTATGCTTTCCTGGCTGGGAGCGGGGGCCGTGGCCGGGGCTTTTCTGATGGGCCGCGCGGGGCACCGGCTCAACTTCAACCAACGGGTGCTGCTGGGTACCCTGGTGTTTGTGGGTACCAACGTGGCGCTGGCCCTGCTTACCTCGGTGTACCTGCTGTATCCGGTGATGTTTATTTCCGGCATTGCCTGGCTGATGGTGATGACCAGCTTCAGCACCACCGTGCAACTGCACGTGCCCAAGTGGGTGCAGGCGCGGGTAGTCAGTGTGTACATGCTGCTGTTTCAGGCGGGGCTGGCGCTGGGCAGCGTGGTCTGGGGCGAGCTGGCCGACCGCACCAGCCTGGAGCTTTCCCTGCTGCTCACGGCTGCCTGGATGCTGGTGAGCATGCTGCTGGCGCTGCCCTTCCCCATGCGCTCGGCCGAGGGGCTGGACCTGGCCCCCGCCGAGCACTGGCCCGACCCCGAAGTGCAGGGCGACATTGACCCCGACGATGGCCCCGTGGTAGTAATGATAGAATACCATGTGCCGGCCGCCAGCTGGCCCGCCTTCCGGCAGGCCGCAACCCACCTCACCCGCCTGCGCCTGCGCGACGGCGCCCTGCGGGCCGGGTTATTTGCCGATGTAGCCCAGCCCGAAAAGATTACCGAGTTCTTTTACGTGGCTACCTGGGGCGAGCATGAACGCCAGCACCACCGCTTCACCCGCGAGGACGTGGCCGTAGAAGCCCAGGTTCGCCAGTTCCATACCGGTCCGCAGCCGCCCCGCGTCACGCACTTCCTGGCTTTCCCCAAAACTATAAATGTAGAAGTGGCTACTTCGGTGTAGGGGATGGGCCGGTGGTGTTTAAGCTCGACGAAAAAACATCAAATAACACTATAATTCACAGTTTGGTTCAAAAAGCAGGGGCGAAAACACACTTCCGGCATTAACTTTGTGACAGGAAGATCAACAGGTCTTCTACTCCCTTTCTATATGCCCAAACTCCTGCTTATTCTGCTCTTGGCTTTTCTGATGCTGGTAGAGCCGGGTCAGGTGGCGGCCGAGTCTGCCAGCGTTGCGCTGGCCGAAACGGCTCTGCTGTTAAGCCCTCCTAAAGTGCCGCGTCCCGTTTACCGACGCTACAAAGGCAATAGCCGCAGCAAGAAAAAGCGCCTGGGCGTGTTCCGCCGCTGGGCTGCTTACCGCAAAGCCAAACGCAAGAACAAGGGCGCACCAACCAGAAAAGCTGCTCCGGCCAAACGGGGTGTGATTCGGGTAGATGCCCCGGATATGAAGATGCCGGCGCCACCGCCTGCTCCCAAGCCTTAGGCTTTACCACTGGTAGATATAAAAAAGAGCCGCCCTTCCCTTGAGGAGGGGCGGCTCTTTTTATGCGCCGGCCGGGATGGTACGCTGCTGGTAACCAGGTAGGGCTTTACTCTGCGGCCGGCCGTTGGGAGGCCAGCACGGTTTCGGCCATGGCTTTCAGGTCCAGGTCATCTACCAGTCCATCACAGAGCGTGAGGATAGAAAACAGGTAGCGCTTTAGCTGCGCCGGGTCGGGGTGCGGTTGGCGCAGAGCCGCCTGCACCAGGTGCAACGATAAATCGGCGAGGAGGAGCTGCCGGCGGGCACCGGGAGCAGCCTCCTGGAGCGCGGCAGTTTCCGTGAGGGCGTGGGCCTGGTGAACCAGTTGCAGAATAGGCTCGTGCATGAGGAAAGAATAGTAATGGAGCCGGCAATTTTACCACCTGGCACCGGCTGTACCAAACCCTTTGTTCTGTTCCAGCCCAGCGGCAGCGCATACTGGTTTTGCCGGTGGTCCGCCGCCCGGTGTTTCAGGCAGTTGAAACCTTACCGGATTAGGTGATATTTTTGCCCTTCATGAGCAAGCTGAAACCCGCCACTATCTATTTTGAGAATGCCGCCGGGCGCCTGCTGGAAGAGCCTGCTGGGTTTATGCGTACCATTTGGGGCAGCGGCCCCCGCCGGCCCGAAGATACCCGGGCTGTGTTTACGCACATGATGCTGGCCCTGCAGCGGCACGGCTGGAGCCGCATCCTGATTGATCAGCGCCCGATGCAGCCCTTCACGGCGGAGGAGCAAACCTGGATAACCCAGGAGTGGATGCCCCGGGCGGTGTCCGAGGGCGGCTACCGCCACGGCGCGGTCATCGTTTCGCCCAATGTTATGGTGCGCCTGGCCACCGCCTACATTACCACCCAGGTGCTGGGGCTGCCCCTGCAGTACCGCTCTTTCGAAACGGAGGCCGAGGCTCTGGCCTGGCTTCTGCAGCAGCCCGCCGCTCCGCAGTAGTAAGCTGACTGCCCTGGGCGGGCTACTTGTGCTTGAGATAAGCCGCCGCCGGCACTACCCGGTAGGCGGGGTCCGTGGCGAAAATGCCCTGCAAAGACGCCACGTGCCGGCCCCCGATGATGGTGAGAATCCGGGAGCTGCCGGTAGCCAGCTGCGTGGTTACAATGTTGGAGTAAACCTTCAGGTCGCGGTTATAAAACACGGAAATGAACTCCGCCCCCACGTGGTGCGGGCTAATGAAGGCGGCATCTACCATGGGGTCGGGCTTTAGAGTGCCATCGGTTACCCGGGCGGGGGTGCGGTACACCAGCGTGTGCAGCTGCTGCAGAAAAGCCGGACTGTTGAGAAAGGAGTACAGGCCCGCAAGCGTGATAGTGCCGCTTTCAAACTGCTCCACCACGGGCTTGTAAAACTGCCGGTGCTCCGCGGTGGCCTGCTCATACAGCGTCAGGTTAGTGCCCTGGTTTAGAATACTCTGCGAGGTGCCACCCGGGGCGTTTACGCAGTAAATGCGGCTGATGCCCAGGCGCTTGCCCAATGCAAAGCCCAGCTGAAATACTTCCGAGCGGCCATCGGGAAGGCTATCCAGCACCAGCTGGCCCTGCCGGTAGCGCTGGTACAGGCTGTCGATGCGGGCCTGCTGCTCGGGCAACTCTTCTACCAGGATGGCATCGGGCCGGAAGCGCTGCATCTGGTCCTGCAGGGCCCGTAGCTCGGCCTGCCGCCGGGGCGTCAGCACATCAGTCAGTGGGTTAGCGGGCTTGTGCAGTTGCCCCAGGTGGGGCGAGGAGAATAGCCAGATTTCGGTGGGGTGCCCGGCCGTAGCCGTGGCGGGAGTAGGGGCAGGGGTATGCGTAGCCGTGCAGCTAAACAGACCAACCAGGCAGATCAAGGCAGGTAATAATTGGGGCATAGGGATAGAGAGATATGGAAGGGGAAGGCCGGGAGGAGCCGCTTGCTCCGTCTGGCATCTACCCAGAGATACTAAAGTCAACGAACAGGTTGCTAGCGGCCGCCGGAAATTGGCAGCGCAGGCCCGCTCTTCTCCCACGCGGGCTGCTGCTTTGGCGGGTGCAGAAGCCTGCCTCCAAAACACAAATAGCCCCCTTGCCGAATCCGGGGCAAGGGGGCTATTGGCTACTTAGGTGTGCGCCTTAAGTGGGGGACGCTGACTGGCTATTCGGCCATGGCCGTCATCGATACGGAGCCCAGGTTTGCCTTACGCTCCGTTTCCGTGTGCAGGTCCAGGGTGTAGCGGGTTACTTCTTTGCCCACTTTCACCACAAAGGCATACTCCCCATCGGGCAACTCCTTCACGTTCAGCTTGCTGCCGAAAACGGGTTTGTCGGTGAATTTTTCGTACAGCACGGCCTTGTCGCTCAGGCGCACCACTTGCAGCTCACCCTTTTTAAAATGAGGGTTGCTCACGCGCACTAAGTAGGTAAAGTCGCCCACCTTATCCACGCAAACGGGCTGCGGACGGGCAGAGGACTGGGCCTGGGCAGCCTGGGTGAAACCCAGACTGGCGCAGGCGGCCACCAGAAGGAGGCGGGGGGCTTGTTTCAGGAGCGTTTTCATAGCGTGGTGTGGTAAAAAGGTTGGAAAAAACGGCTGCCCGCCCAGCGGCGAAGCAGTACTTGTATGATGTATCATAGACACCGTTTTCCACACGCGGTTGCATATTATTTGTATATAATTCTCTGATTATAAGAAAGATGAATCAATAAAGGAACAATGCAATAAGAGGCCCGGCAACCCCGGTAGATGCCCTTTCAGCAGGCCACTAAGCAACCGGCCTGATCATCATGTTAAACACCAGTTATGATTGAAAAACTCTCTTAATTATTGTATATTGAATATAATATTTATGATTAATCCTTAGCTGGTAAGAGCCGGCTAAGGCCTGGGAAGTTTTGTGCTGTTGCTATCCGCCGTTTCGCGCCTGCTCTGTTGAGCTTCTTTCCGTTCCCGGTTCATGGTGTGCCTTTCCCCTCAGACCAGCCTCCGCTGGCTGCTGCGGGAGGCTTGTTGGCTGTCTTATTTCTATTTCTACTTACTCAACCTGCTACGCCTATCCGCTATGAAAAACCTGTACTTACTTTTCCTGCTGGCTTTTGGAGTAGTTCCGCTGGCCTGGAGCCAGCAGCCTACCACCCCCGGCCCGGGGAAGCTGCTGCTGCATACCTGCCAGCCCGGCGGCGCCATGCAGCTGGTAGATATTCCCGCCACGTTTAAGTTTCCTCCCCGCACCGGCAGCGGGCGCGAGGCGCTTCCCCCGCAGGTGCGGATCATTTACCTAATCCCCACCGACCGGACCTACAACCCCGCCTATGCCACGGCTATAAGCAACGCGGCGCTGCACGTACAAAGCTTTTATCAGCAGCAAATGGGCAACACCAAAACCTTTACGCTGCGGGAGCCGGTGGTGGAAGTTTACCAGACGCCGCACGATGCGGCCTGGTACCAGACCAACCCCAATGGCAACAACTTTGCGCAGTTCTTCTATAATGTGGCCCAGGACGGGTTTGCGGCCGTGAACGGCATGTACTACGACCCGCAGAATGTGTACGTATTCTACATAGATGCCGAAGCGGCCTGCGGGCAGTGCGGCGGCTGCGGGGGCGGCGGCATTGTGGTCATGGATTCCAATGATTTCAAAGGCCTGCTCAACCTGCCTACCACCCGCTATTGCCCCACCGACCCCGAGCCGCCCCATTATGCGCCCTGCCTGTACGTGGGGCGACTGGCGCACGAGATGGGCCATGCCTTTGGCCTGCCCCACCCTCCCGGCTGCGACGACGGCCTGCCCACCTGCGACTACAGCGACCTGCTGTATCTGGGGTATGTCGACTACCCCAACACCTACATTAGCCAGGCGGAGAAAGACACCCTCAACCAGAGCCCCTTCTTTACGCCGCAGCCCCTGAAAGTGCCGCCCACGGGCTGCGATGTGCTGACGAGCGCCCGCCGGCAGGCTGCTTCCATCATGCAGAGCATTAGCCCCAACCCAGCGCAGGGCACCGCCACGGTGCATTTGCGGGCCCTCAGCCGCAAAACTACGCTTACCTTAACCGATGCCCTGGGCCGGGAAGTGCGCCAATACCCGGTAGGTGCCCGGGCCACCGAGGCCACGCTGGACCTGCAGGGCTTAAACCCCGGGCTATATCTGCTGCGCACCGGCACCAGCAGCCAACGCCTGCTGGTAAAATAATTTGGGCCTGACGGTGGCCGCGCGGCCGATGGCCGGTTTGCTGGGCATGGTCACCTACCTACTGGAAGTGAGTAGGTAGCACCCCTACAAAAACAAGGCAGGGTATCCGCTTTACGTGGATACCCTGCCTTGTTTTATGCCCACCGGTGGGAGGGAAGTTATTTCGTGTTCACAGCCGCTAGCGACACATTCTCCAGGTGTACTGTGCGCTCCGTTTCGGTTTGCAGGTTCAGCGAGTAGCGGGTTACGCCCTGGCCTACTTTCACCACCACGGCATATTCCCCATCCGTCAGCTGCTGCACGTTCAGCCGGCCGCCAAAGGTGGGCTTAAAGGTAGATTGGCTGTAGACAACGGCATTGTCGCTCAGCCGAACCACTTGCAGCCGGCTGCGTTGCCGCTGGGGGTTGCTGGCCCGCACTATATAAGTGAAGTCGTTTACTTTCAGTACACTAACGGCTGGGGCCTGGTTGGCAGTTTGGGCCTGGGCCGGCTGCGTGAAGCCAAGACCAGCGAAGGCGGCCACCAGCACCAGGCGGGAGGCTTTTTGGAGGAGTGTTTTCATAGCGTGGTAGGGGTAAGGAGGTTGGATAAGGAAGCTGCGGCCCGCGGCGTAGCGGGCAGCCCTTCCCGGTTGCCAGTAAGATTCCCAACTCAGCTGAACGGTTGCCTGTGGGCTTATATATATATTACTGATTATTGAAAAGATGCTATTAAAGCCGCTATAAGCGGCTTTTTTACTGCCAGGGCTACCTCGCGGCCGCCCAGCCGCGGCCAGCCCCGAAAAAAAAAACACCAGTAAAAGCCGGATTTCTGCATTGCCCGGGTCAGGAGTGTACGAAAACGGACAGTCTGCCTGATTACGGACGTTTTTTACGGAGTGGGTGTAGCTGATATTCGTTATAAATATATGATAATCAATAACTTATAACATTGGCACGGGGCTTGGGTACTACTATACAGGTTCGCCGCAGTGATGTTCAGAAACGCACAGTACGGACCTGATCCAAACCAGCAATCATTCATCCACTCTCTTTCTCTTTTCAGCCATGTCACGCTTCACTTCCTCCTCCGCTCGTTCCCTGAAACCTTCTGCTTCGCTGTCGGCTGCTGCCCGCCGCCGTTTGGGACGCTTTGTTTACTAAGCGGCTCAGCGCCTGTATTTTATAAATCAAGTCAATTCACATTTTTTCTTTTTGAGTCATGAAACGTTTTGTTGCTTCCTCCGCCCTTTCTGTTCGTCCTGCTACTTCGCTTTCGGCTGCCGCCCGTCGTCGGTTGGGCCGGTTTGTTTACTAAGGCCGGGGTGGCTGCGGCCATGCGCCGCTCCGCTGCGCCTGCGTAGAACAGGAAATTACCAGATAGCCCCCTAAGGGGAATTAGCTCGGGTCTGATACCAACTTGGTTGGGTATCTGACCCGAACTGGTTTAGGGCCGGGGCTAACATGTTGCGTTTTCCGGGGTGCTATGGGGGTTCCGGGAACTTTAGGGTGGGGAGCGGCTAAAACGGCGGCGTTTTGGCGTGTTTTTTGAGCACTGTCGAGGTGTATTTTGCCTCCCTGTCCTTCACCGTTTGTATATGCTGAAAATCTTCTCTCTCGCTGCCTTTCTGGTAGCAGCTATTCTGGGGCTTAGCGCTACGCCAGCCAGCGCCCAGGTTACCATCAATATTGGCCGCCCGGCGCCGCCCCCCGTCATTGTGGTGCGCGAAGTGCATCACCCCAAAAAGGCGAAAGGCCCTAAGCACTACTATTATCAGCCCCGCCCCGTGATGGTGGTGCCGGCCCGCCCCGTGTACTACGCCCCCCGCGGTGCCTACTATGGCGGCGGCCGTGGCCATGGAAAAGGGCACGGCAAGGGACGCCATTAGTAGCAGCCCGTTATCTATAAAAAAGGCTTCCACTGCGGTGGAAGCCTTTTTTTGTTCCTGTATAGTGGCGGCTACGCGGCCTTGCTCAGCCTGGCAGCAGCTAGTCCCGGGCAGGCATCAGCCACCGCCACCCACCAGCCGGCAGGGTGCTTTGGTATTATATATTGATTTGATAATATCATCTTTTATCTTTCGCCAATACAACCTATTCCACACCACAAAACATGAAGAAATTCTATCTATCCGCGTTGCTCGCTCTGAGCATCTCATTCTCTTATGCGCAAGGCTTCGAAAGCGCGAAGCAAATCTTCGAAAGCCCCAAGTTGAAGACCGAAATTGCCAAGCACAAGACGGTAGCTATCCTGCCTTTCGAAACCAAAATCACCTACAAAAAGCAGCCGAAGAACTTCAGCGCCGAGGCTAACCGGGAGCAGGAGAAATCCATGTCCAAGTCTATCCAGGCTAGCTTGTATACCTTCCTGCTTCGCAAAGCCAACAACTACACCGTTAGCTTCCAGGACGTAGACAAAACCAACATCCTGCTGAAGAAAGCCGGCGTGATGGATAAGCTGGATGAAATGACGCGCGACGAGCTGGCCAAAATCCTCGGCGTGGATGCCGTGCTGGGTGGCCGCTTTGAGCAGGAGCAGACCAAGTCAGATGGTGCCGCGCTTGCTACGGCTCTGTTGGTAGGCGGCATGGGCGGCAAAACCGGCACCGGCACGCTCTTCCTCCAGCTGAACGAAGGCAGCAACGGCGAACTGCTGTGGCGCTTCTTCAAGACCATGGATGATGGCCTCGGCTCCTCCACCGACGACCTGGTAGAGCGCATGATGCGCAAGGTGTCGCGCAACTTCCCGTATGCTAAGTCTTAAGAGCTTTACACTCAAAAAGAAAGGCCCGCAAAACTGCGGGCCTTTCTTTTTGAGTGTAAAGCAGCATCGATGGCCATATACTTCAAAATCTACTCAAATATTAGGAGGAGTGAGAGTAGCGCATGACATATACTCTAATATGGGTGCATACCACTAAAAACACATGCTTTTTTATCTATTCAGCATGTATGTAATTTTAAAGTCATTCCATCCAGCATTAATGCCTTGCTCAACAGGATATTCGCAATCATACGTAAGAGTGCAATTAAACAATGCAGCTAGCTTTCTAGCATTAGTTAATCCCATTCCAGTGCCAGAGGCAATTGAACGATTGATATTAGATCTAAACCCAGGCTCGAAAATCCTCTCTTTGTCTTCCTTAGGTATAAGTTGCCCATAGGAAGATACTGTAATTGTTACTTTTTGACCCCGCCGCATAGTTTCCTGTATTCTAACTCTTGGATAGAGCCTTACAAGATCAATTGAGTATTTAATAGCATTTTCTATAAGTATCATTAATAAAATTTCAAAATATTCCTTTTCGCCAGGCATATTTTGATTTGTGAAGCCTTCGGAGTAAAGGTGTTTGTTCTTAAAATCGTTTCTGAATATCTTAACTATTTTATTTACAGAGCGCTGTATTTCAAAATTTTTGTCTGTATTTATTCTTGCAGTTTCAAAAAAGTCCGGTCTAGTTAATTTTAGTTTGTCTAATATAAATCGTGTTAATCTTGATGCTACATATATCTTTTTGTGGTTTTTATCGGCTTTATCAAAAGAAGATTCCCAATCTTTTTCGCTTTTAAAGTCGATAAGCTCATCTACACTTGATACGATTTTTGAGTTTAATCCACGTAGCTCGTGAATATTGCCAGTGACTAGGCTTATTGGTATGTATTCTTCAAAGTTGATAATTTTATAATCATCAACTATTCTTGCTTTGATATAGATGTCGCTAAAAATATTGTCAGAATATTTTTTAACTACCTTGTTAGGCATTTTTCCTTTTTGAGAGGAAATAATCAAGCCTATATAACATAGGCTTTTATATATTATATAGCTAAATCCAAGGCAATCAATTCCTATTCGTGGTGTTTCGTTGATTTTATTCTCAATTAATAGCTGGGAATAAAATTTCAACAATGCATCTTGGTTACGAGTGTGTAGGTACTCACTTGGAGGGCCAATAATACAGCCTCCGGTTATTTTAACTTTAGAAGATGATACTGAAATTGTTGTAAAAACCTGATTCATATAAATAATGATTATTAGTTAGCAAGATCAAATATTGTTTTTGCTAACGATAAAAACGCACTAGCGGTTTTTATTACTTCTCCATTGCTGGTTACTTCCTTTACCTTCTTTATGGCTAATTCTTTATCTTTGCCATATTTTTGCAGGATTTGAATAATTTCGTCAGGTGAATCAGTTCCTTTGATTACTTTCATTAATTCACGCTTATTTATTTCTAAATGATATTTATTTGAAAAGGCTTTTTTGATATTTGTATCTAGTGTGTATTTAAAATCGAGATAATCAAAGTCTTTGCCAATGAAATCATCTGCTTGGTCAGCTTGGTTTTTGAATTTGGTTATAGACCAATCTGCTCCGGTATACATTATTACTACAATATGCGGATACGTGTTCTTTAAATATTTAAGAATTCCCCAGCCTTCAGAGGACTCGGAAATGGTTTTGCCAATACCTTGTATATCTAACACAACAACATTGTATCCTTTATTTGCAAAATCATCTATATTTTCTATGTCTTCCCAATATGCAACGTTGTATCCATCTTTTTGTAAACGATTAACATAATTTACTTCTTCATCATCTACAAAAGCAATACGTGCTTTGAGTTTTGCTTTTTCAAACTCTTCATGGGAGAATTCAGTCAAAGGCGCTAGCTCATCTATCAGGTGTGCTTCTGTCTTTTTGCTTTTGTCTTCCTTGTTTTTGAAAAATGAAAACATTGTTTTTGTTATTAAAATAAGTAATGAAACTTTTCCAATCATATAGGCAAATAAAAAACGAGCCCGATTTATTTAATATCCGGGCTCGTTTTTTATATTTAGTTAGGGCTTGTTAAGAGCCACACGCCTCGCAGGCGTCCGGATTATCCAGGGAGCAGGCCATGGCGGCGGCCTGGTCGGCTACGTTCATGGGCTCCAGGGTTTCGGCGGCTTGCTTCTGCACCGTGAACTTGATGGCATCGGCGGCGGCTTTGGTGCGCAGGTAGTACATGCCGGTTTTCAGGCCCTTCTTCCAGCTATGGAAGTGCATGCTGGTGAGCTTGCCGAAGTTCACGTTCTGCACGTGCAGGTTCAGGCTCTGGCTCTGGCAGATGTAGGCGCCCCGGTCAGCGGACATATCAATAATGCGGCGCTGCGAAATCTCCCACACCGTTTTGTACAGGTCCTTAATGTGCTGCGGAATGTTGGGGATGTCCTGCACCGAGCCGTTGGCGGCAATGATGGCCGTCTTCATCTGATCGTTCCAGATGCCCAGCTTCACCAGGTCCTTCAGGAGGTGCTTGTTCACCACCATAAACTCGCCGCTCAGCACGCGGCGCACGTAAATGTTGGAGGTATACGGCTCAAACGACTCGTTATTACCCAGAATCTGGGCCGTAGAAGCCGTCGGCATGGGCGCTACCAGCAGGGAGTTGCGCACGCCGTGCTCCATTACCTGCTGGCGCAGGGTATCCCAGTCCCAACGGCCGGAGTCGGGCGTTACGCCCCACAGATCAAACTGGAACTTGCCCTGGCTCAGGGGTGAGCCCTGGAAGGTTTCGTAGGCGCCGTCCTTCATGGCCAGGTCCTTGGAGGCCGTCATGGCCGCGAAGTAGATGGTCTCGAAGATGTCCTTGTTCAGTCCGCTTGCCTCGTCGCTCTCGAAGGGCATGCGCAGCGCAATGAACGTATCGGCCAGCCCCTGCACACCCAACCCGATGGGGCGGTGGCGGCGGTTGCTGCGCTCCGCCTCGGGCACGGGGTAGTAGTTGATGTCAATTACCTTGTTCAGGTTCTTGGTGGCGTGGTACGTTACCTCGTACAGCTTGTCGTGGTCGAACATCACGGTGCCGTTTTCTTCTTTGAGGTAGCGCGGCAGCGCCAGCGAGGCCAGGTTGCACACCGCAATTTCGTTCTCGTCGGTGTACTCCATTATCTCGGTGCACAGGTTGGAGGACTTAATGGTGCCCAGGTTCTGCTGGTTGCTCTTGCTGTTGGCAGCGTCCTTGAACAGCATGTAGGGCGTGCCGGTCTCCTGCTGGCTTTCCAGAATAGAGAACCACAGCTCCTGCGCCTTAATGGTTTTGCGGCCGCGGCCTTCGCGCTCATACTTCTCGTAGAGGCGCTCGAAGTCCTTACCCCAGGTGTCGCCCAGGCCGGGGCACTCGTTGGGGCACATCAGCGTCCAGTCGGCGTTGGCTTCCACGCGCTTCATGAACAGGTCGGGCGTCCAGAGGGCGTAGAACAGGTCGCGGGCGCGGTTTTCCTCCTTGCCGTGGTTCTTTTTTAGATCCAGGAAGTCGAAGATATCGGCGTGCCAGGGCTCAATGTAGATGGCGAAGGCGCCTTTGCGCTTGCCGCCGCCCTGGTCTACGTAGCGGGCCGTGTCGTTAAACACTTTCAGCATCGGGATGATGCCGTTGCTGGTGCCGTTGGTGCCTTTGATGTAGGAACCGGTGGCGCGCACGTTGTGAATGCTCAGGCCAATGCCGCCGGCTGACTGCGAAATCTGAGCGCAGTTTTTCAGGGTGTCGTAAATGCCCGTGATGGAGTCGTCCTTCATCGTGAGCAGGAAGCAGGAGCTGAGCTGGGGCTTGGGCGAGCCGGCGTTGAACAGCGTAGGCGTGGCGTGCGTGAACCACCGCTCGCTCATGAGGTTGTAGGTCTCAATAGCCGACTCCAGATCGTCCTTATGGATGCCAATGGCGACACGCATGAGCATGTGCTGGGGTCGCTCTACCACTTTGCCGTCTACGCGCAGCAGGTAGCTCCGCTCGAGGGTTTTAAAGCCGAAGTAGTCGTAGCTGTAGTCCCGGTCATAGATGATGGCCGAGTCCAGGGTAGCGGCGTGCTTGTGAATTACCTCCCACACGTCTTTGGCAATGAGGGAAGCGTTTTCGCCGGTTTTGGGGTCCTCGTAGGTGTACAGCCGCTTCATGGTGCTGCTGAACGACTTGGAGGTAACCTTGTGCAGATTGCTCACGGCAATGCGCGCCGCCAGAATAGCGTAGTCGGGATGCTTAGTGGTGAGCGAGGCGGCGGTTTCCGCGGCCAGGTTGTCCAGCTCTACGGTGGTTACGCCGTCGTAAATGCCATCAATGACCTTTTTGGCCACCTCCACCGGCGATACGAACATCATGTTAAGCCCGTAACAGAGCTTTTCAATGCGTGCCGTGACTTTGTCGAATTTCACGGATTCGCGGCGACCGTCGCGTTTGAGTACCAGCATAGACGTAGCAGGTTATGAGGTTGGATAGGATGGGGCTGCTCTGCGCAGAGCCAGCCGAAGGTTCTAACAAGAGGCGCAATCCGCCGCTCACGGAGCAGATTGATTCCGGAAGTTATCGGTCTTCCACGGGCAGGACAAACCTTCTTTTCAGAAGTTTTCCACATTGCCTTAAATCAGTGCAATTCAGCAGGTTTTTGTATCGGCGCCGCGCTATGTTGCCGGGGAAGGCAAGCGGAAATTCGGGTTGCGCGGGAGTGGGGAATTTGGTACAACAGGGTAGGGCGGGGGAGGCGGAGTCAGGCAGCTTCCCCTCTCTGAAAGATGACTATTCTTCCAACTCAGCTACTAAATTTTCCACGCCATTTTTCTCTCTGTCATCCTGAGCTTGCGAAGGACCTTATCACGCTAGAACGACAAGCGTAACAACGACTCGCCCTAGCGTGAGAAGGTCCTTCGCAAGCTCAGGATGACACATGTGGGGCAGAATGTTGAGTTAGGCTGTAAGGGGGAGTTGATGGAGGAGAAGTTTTGGCAACCCATCCTGGCAATCTAGCCTGGCATGAGAAACTCCCACTGCTCATTCTGCGTGGCTATGAGGGCATTCTTTTTGGTGCGCGTCCAGCCTTTTAGCTCTTTTTCGCGGGCAATGGCGGTCTGGCTGTCGGTGTACTCTTCGAAGTAGATGAGGTGGTAGCAGAAGTAGCGCCCGGCAAAGGTCTGCGGCTGGCCCCGGTTTTCGTAGTGCTGCGCCAGCCGGTCGCGTAGGTTATTGGT carries:
- a CDS encoding MFS transporter, giving the protein MPASLPSSVDAPKATLWTPFAYSLFRAIWIASVVSNIGTWMQNVAGVWLVTTLTTSALLVALMQTATSLPSFLLSLPAGAMGDLIDRRKLLLFTQGFMAVVALWLGTLALMGEISALGVLGFTFLLGIGAALNGPIWQTVTIELVPRQALPFAITLNGVSNNIARAVGPAIGGAIIAYYSPGWVFLLNGLSFLGTWAVVYSWKRNPEVATGPAENFTGALRAGLRYVQYSPAIYAVLVRTFAFSFGASAMWALLSVVVARRLHLSSGHYGIMLSWLGAGAVAGAFLMGRAGHRLNFNQRVLLGTLVFVGTNVALALLTSVYLLYPVMFISGIAWLMVMTSFSTTVQLHVPKWVQARVVSVYMLLFQAGLALGSVVWGELADRTSLELSLLLTAAWMLVSMLLALPFPMRSAEGLDLAPAEHWPDPEVQGDIDPDDGPVVVMIEYHVPAASWPAFRQAATHLTRLRLRDGALRAGLFADVAQPEKITEFFYVATWGEHERQHHRFTREDVAVEAQVRQFHTGPQPPRVTHFLAFPKTINVEVATSV
- a CDS encoding STAS/SEC14 domain-containing protein, producing MSKLKPATIYFENAAGRLLEEPAGFMRTIWGSGPRRPEDTRAVFTHMMLALQRHGWSRILIDQRPMQPFTAEEQTWITQEWMPRAVSEGGYRHGAVIVSPNVMVRLATAYITTQVLGLPLQYRSFETEAEALAWLLQQPAAPQ
- a CDS encoding DUF5694 domain-containing protein, whose translation is MPQLLPALICLVGLFSCTATHTPAPTPATATAGHPTEIWLFSSPHLGQLHKPANPLTDVLTPRRQAELRALQDQMQRFRPDAILVEELPEQQARIDSLYQRYRQGQLVLDSLPDGRSEVFQLGFALGKRLGISRIYCVNAPGGTSQSILNQGTNLTLYEQATAEHRQFYKPVVEQFESGTITLAGLYSFLNSPAFLQQLHTLVYRTPARVTDGTLKPDPMVDAAFISPHHVGAEFISVFYNRDLKVYSNIVTTQLATGSSRILTIIGGRHVASLQGIFATDPAYRVVPAAAYLKHK
- a CDS encoding T9SS type A sorting domain-containing protein codes for the protein MKNLYLLFLLAFGVVPLAWSQQPTTPGPGKLLLHTCQPGGAMQLVDIPATFKFPPRTGSGREALPPQVRIIYLIPTDRTYNPAYATAISNAALHVQSFYQQQMGNTKTFTLREPVVEVYQTPHDAAWYQTNPNGNNFAQFFYNVAQDGFAAVNGMYYDPQNVYVFYIDAEAACGQCGGCGGGGIVVMDSNDFKGLLNLPTTRYCPTDPEPPHYAPCLYVGRLAHEMGHAFGLPHPPGCDDGLPTCDYSDLLYLGYVDYPNTYISQAEKDTLNQSPFFTPQPLKVPPTGCDVLTSARRQAASIMQSISPNPAQGTATVHLRALSRKTTLTLTDALGREVRQYPVGARATEATLDLQGLNPGLYLLRTGTSSQRLLVK
- a CDS encoding sensor histidine kinase, producing the protein MNQVFTTISVSSSKVKITGGCIIGPPSEYLHTRNQDALLKFYSQLLIENKINETPRIGIDCLGFSYIIYKSLCYIGLIISSQKGKMPNKVVKKYSDNIFSDIYIKARIVDDYKIINFEEYIPISLVTGNIHELRGLNSKIVSSVDELIDFKSEKDWESSFDKADKNHKKIYVASRLTRFILDKLKLTRPDFFETARINTDKNFEIQRSVNKIVKIFRNDFKNKHLYSEGFTNQNMPGEKEYFEILLMILIENAIKYSIDLVRLYPRVRIQETMRRGQKVTITVSSYGQLIPKEDKERIFEPGFRSNINRSIASGTGMGLTNARKLAALFNCTLTYDCEYPVEQGINAGWNDFKITYMLNR
- a CDS encoding response regulator, which translates into the protein MIGKVSLLILITKTMFSFFKNKEDKSKKTEAHLIDELAPLTEFSHEEFEKAKLKARIAFVDDEEVNYVNRLQKDGYNVAYWEDIENIDDFANKGYNVVVLDIQGIGKTISESSEGWGILKYLKNTYPHIVVIMYTGADWSITKFKNQADQADDFIGKDFDYLDFKYTLDTNIKKAFSNKYHLEINKRELMKVIKGTDSPDEIIQILQKYGKDKELAIKKVKEVTSNGEVIKTASAFLSLAKTIFDLAN